One Parasteatoda tepidariorum isolate YZ-2023 unplaced genomic scaffold, CAS_Ptep_4.0 HiC_scaffold_30, whole genome shotgun sequence genomic region harbors:
- the LOC107443724 gene encoding putative nuclease HARBI1, whose amino-acid sequence MTPVLGPNSPAQVRYNKAHILTRNTVERSYGILKRRFPCLSLGMSCHVDNVSAIIVACCVLHNIALNLGDEEPPIDLEMVKLLKQLQIPENQEIVTGRSPAGFAKRNVLISNYFH is encoded by the exons ATGACACCTGTGTTGGGACCAAACTCACCTGCACAAGTGAG atacaACAAGGCACATATATTGACACGAAATACAGTGGAGCGCAGCTatggcattttaaaaagaagattcCCTTGCCTCAGCCTGGGCATGTCATGCCACGTTGATAATGTTTCAGCCATAATAGTTGCATGTTGTGTACTTCATaacattgctttaaatttag GTGATGAAGAGCCACCTATAGACCTCGAGATGGTGAAATTGCTTAAGCAACTGCAAATTCCCGAAAATCAAGAAATTGTTACTGGACGTTCTCCTGCAGGATTTGCGAAACGAAATGTTCTTATTTCTAActattttcactaa